One window of Leopardus geoffroyi isolate Oge1 chromosome B3, O.geoffroyi_Oge1_pat1.0, whole genome shotgun sequence genomic DNA carries:
- the UNC45A gene encoding protein unc-45 homolog A isoform X2, which produces MTASSVEQLRKEGNELFKCGDYEGALTAYTQALGLGATPQDQAILHRNRAACHLKLEDYDKAETEASKAIEKDGGDVKALYRRSQALEKLGRLDQAVLDLQRCVSLEPKNKVFQEALRNIGGQIQEKVRYMSSTDAKVEQMFQILLDPQEKGTEKKQKASQNLVVLAREDAGAEKIFRSNGVQLLQRLLDTGEADLMLAALRTLVGICSEHQSRTVATLSVLGTRRVVSILGVENQAVSLAACHLLQVIFDALKEGVKKGFRGKEGAIIVDPARELKILISNLLELLTEVGVSGQGRDNALTLLIKTVPRKSLKDPNNSLTLWVIDQGLKKILEVGGSVQDPPGELMVTANSRMSASVLLSKLFDDLKCDAERENFHRLCENYIKSWFEGQGLAGKLRAIQTVSCLLQGPCEAGNRALELSGVMESVIALCASEQEEEQLVAVEALIHAAGKAKRASFITANGVSLLKDLYKRSEKDSIRIRALVGLCKLGSAGGTDFSMKQFAEGSTLKLAKQCRKWLCNDQIDAGTRRWAVEGLAYLTFDADVKEEFVEDEAALKALFQLSRSEERSVLFAVASALVNCTNSYDYEEPDPKMVELAKYAKQHVPEQHPKDKAGFVRARVKKLLAAGVVSAMTCMVKTESPVLTNSCRELLSRVFLALVDDVEDRGTVVAQGGGKALLPLALEGTDVGQTKAAQALAKLTITSNPEMTFPGERIYEVVRPLVSLLHLNCSGLQNFEALMALTNLAGISERLRQKILKEKAVPMIEGYMFEEHEMIRRAATECMCNLAMSKEVQDLFEAKGNDRLKLLVLYSGEDDELLRRAAAGGLAMLTSMRPSLCSRIPQVTTHWLEILQALLLSSNQELQHRGAVVALNMVEASKDLASSLMESEVLEILSVLAKGKESPVTRAAAACLAKAVEYGLIKPNQDGE; this is translated from the exons ATGACT GCCAGCTCAGTGGAGCAGCTGCGGAAGGAGGGCAACGAGTTGTTCAAATGCGGGGACTACGAGGGCGCCCTGACGGCCTACACTCAGGCCCTGGGTCTGGGTGCGACGCCTCAGGACCAGGCGATCCTGCACCGAAACCGGGCCGCCTGCCACCTGAAGCTG GAAGATTACGACAAAGCCGAAACCGAAGCATCCAAAG CCATCGAAAAGGACGGAGGGGATGTCAAAGCACTTTACCGGCGCAGCCAAGCCCTAGAGAAGTTGGGCCGTCTTGACCAGGCTGTCCTTGACCTGCAGAGATGCGTGAGCCTGGAGCCCAAGAACAAAGTTTTCCAGGAGGCCCTGAGAAACATCGGGGGCCAGATTCAGGAGAAG GTACGGTACATGTCCTCGACGGACGCCAAAGTGGAACAGATGTTTCAGATACTCTTGGACCCCCAAGAGAAAGGCACCGAGAAAAAGCAGAAG GCTTCCCAGAACCTGGTGGTGCTGGCCCGGGAGGATGCCGGGGCTGAGAAGATCTTCCGGAGCAATGGGGTTCAGCTCTTACAACGCCTGCTGGACACGGGTGAGGCCGACCTCATGCTGGCGGCTCTGCGCACGCTGGTCGGCATTTGCTCCGAGCACCAGTCTCGG ACAGTGGCAACCCTGAGCGTGCTGGGAACTCGGCGGGTAGTCTCCATCCTGGGCGTGGAAAACCAGGCCGTGTCCCTGGCTGCCTGCCACCTGCTGCAGGTTATATTTGATGCCCTCAAGGAAGGCGTCAAGAAAGGCTTCAGAGGCAAAGAAGGCGCCATCATTGTGG ATCCTGCCCGGGAGCTGAAGATCCTTATCAGTAACCTCTTGGAACTACTGACTGAGGTGGGGGTCTCTGGTCAAGGTCGGGACAACGCTCTGACCCTCCTGATTAAAACAGTGCCCCGGAAGTCTCTTAAGGACCCCAACAACAGCCTCACCCTCTGGGTCATTGACCAAG GCCTGAAAAAGATTCTGGAGGTGGGGGGCTCTGTGCAGGACCCTCCTGGGGAACTCATGGTGACGGCGAACAGCCGCATGAGCGCCTCCGTCCTCCTCAGCAAGCTTTTCGATGATCTGAAGTGTGATGCTGAGAGGGAGAATTTCCACCGACTCTGCGAAAACTACATCAA GAGCTGGTTTGAGGGCCAAGGGCTGGCCGGGAAGCTGCGGGCCATCCAGACCGTGTCCTGCCTCCTGCAGGGCCCATGCGAAGCCGGCAACCGGGCCCTGGAGCTGAGTGGCGTCATGGAGAGCGTGATCGCTCTGTGTGCCTCTGAGCAGGAGGAAGAGCAGCTGGTAGCCGTGGAGGCCCTCATCCACGCGGCCGGCAAGGCCAAGCGGGCCTCGTTCATCACTGCCAACGGCGTCTCGCTGCTGAAGGACCTGTATAAGCGCAGCGAGAAGGACAGCATCCGGATCCGGGCGCTGGTG GGGCTGTGCAAGCTCGGCTCGGCTGGAGGGACGGACTTCAGCATGAAGCAGTTTGCCGAAGGCTCTACTCTCAAACTCGCCAAGCAGTGTCGAAA GTGGCTGTGCAATGACCAGATCGATGCAGGCACCCGGCGCTGGGCAGTGGAGGGCCTGGCCTACCTCACCTTCGACGCCGATGTGAAGGAAGAGTTTGTGGAAGATGAGGCCGCCCTGAAGGCTCTGTTCCAGCTCAGCAGG TCCGAGGAGAGGTCGGTGCTCTTTGCGGTGGCCTCGGCACTGGTGAACTGCACCAATAGCTACGACTATGAGGAGCCGGACCCCAAGATGGTGGAGCTGGCCAAGTACGCCAAGCAGCATGTTCCGGAGCAGCACCCCAAG GACAAAGCAGGTTTCGTGCGGGCTCGGGTGAAGAAGCTGCTGGCGGCGGGCGTGGTGTCGGCCATGACGTGCATGGTGAAGACCGAGAGCCCCGTGCTGACCAATTCCTGCCGAGAGCTGCTCTCCAG GGTCTTCCTGGCTTTGGTGGATGATGTAGAAGACCGCGGCACTGTGGTTGCTCAGGGAGGGGGCAAG GCTCTGCTCCCACTGGCCCTGGAAGGCACTGATGTGGGGCAGACAAAGGCTGCGCAGGCTCTTGCCAAGCTCACCATCACCTCCAACCCAGAGATGACTTTTCCTGGAGAGCGG ATCTACGAGGTGGTCCGGCCCCTCGTCTCCCTGTTGCACCTCAACTGCTCAGGCTTGCAGAACTTCGAGGCACTCATGGCTCTGACCAACCTGGCGGGGATCAGTGAGAGGCTCCG GCAGAAGATCCTGAAGGAGAAGGCCGTGCCCATGATTGAGGGCTATATGTTCGAGGAGCACGAGATGATCCGCCGGGCAGCCACGGAGTGCATGTGTAATTTGGCTATGAGCAAGGAG GTGCAGGACCTGTTTGAAGCCAAGGGCAACGACCGGCTGAAGCTGCTGGTGCTGTATAGCGGGGAGGACGACGAGCTGCTGCGGCGGGCAGCTGCTGGGGGCCTGGCCATGCTCACCTCCATGCGGCCCTCCCTCTGCAGCCGCATCCCCCAAGTG ACCACGCACTGGCTGGAGATCCTGCAGGCCTTGCTTCTAAGCTCCAACCAGGAGCTGCAGCACCGGGGTGCCGTGGTGGCACTGAACATGGTGGAGGCCTCGAAAGACCTAGCCAGCAGCCTGATGGAGAGCGAAGTGCTGGAGATCCTGTCCGTGCTGGCTAAGGGCAAGGAAAGCCCTGTCACAAGGGCTGCTGCAGCTTGCCTGGCAAAAGCGGTGGAATACGGGCTTATCAAACCCAACCAGGATGGAGAATGA
- the UNC45A gene encoding protein unc-45 homolog A isoform X1 yields the protein MTVSGPGTPEPRPAAPGASSVEQLRKEGNELFKCGDYEGALTAYTQALGLGATPQDQAILHRNRAACHLKLEDYDKAETEASKAIEKDGGDVKALYRRSQALEKLGRLDQAVLDLQRCVSLEPKNKVFQEALRNIGGQIQEKVRYMSSTDAKVEQMFQILLDPQEKGTEKKQKASQNLVVLAREDAGAEKIFRSNGVQLLQRLLDTGEADLMLAALRTLVGICSEHQSRTVATLSVLGTRRVVSILGVENQAVSLAACHLLQVIFDALKEGVKKGFRGKEGAIIVDPARELKILISNLLELLTEVGVSGQGRDNALTLLIKTVPRKSLKDPNNSLTLWVIDQGLKKILEVGGSVQDPPGELMVTANSRMSASVLLSKLFDDLKCDAERENFHRLCENYIKSWFEGQGLAGKLRAIQTVSCLLQGPCEAGNRALELSGVMESVIALCASEQEEEQLVAVEALIHAAGKAKRASFITANGVSLLKDLYKRSEKDSIRIRALVGLCKLGSAGGTDFSMKQFAEGSTLKLAKQCRKWLCNDQIDAGTRRWAVEGLAYLTFDADVKEEFVEDEAALKALFQLSRSEERSVLFAVASALVNCTNSYDYEEPDPKMVELAKYAKQHVPEQHPKDKAGFVRARVKKLLAAGVVSAMTCMVKTESPVLTNSCRELLSRVFLALVDDVEDRGTVVAQGGGKALLPLALEGTDVGQTKAAQALAKLTITSNPEMTFPGERIYEVVRPLVSLLHLNCSGLQNFEALMALTNLAGISERLRQKILKEKAVPMIEGYMFEEHEMIRRAATECMCNLAMSKEVQDLFEAKGNDRLKLLVLYSGEDDELLRRAAAGGLAMLTSMRPSLCSRIPQVTTHWLEILQALLLSSNQELQHRGAVVALNMVEASKDLASSLMESEVLEILSVLAKGKESPVTRAAAACLAKAVEYGLIKPNQDGE from the exons ATGACTGTGAGTGGTCCAGGCACCCCCGAGCCCCGGCCGGCTGCCCCCGGG GCCAGCTCAGTGGAGCAGCTGCGGAAGGAGGGCAACGAGTTGTTCAAATGCGGGGACTACGAGGGCGCCCTGACGGCCTACACTCAGGCCCTGGGTCTGGGTGCGACGCCTCAGGACCAGGCGATCCTGCACCGAAACCGGGCCGCCTGCCACCTGAAGCTG GAAGATTACGACAAAGCCGAAACCGAAGCATCCAAAG CCATCGAAAAGGACGGAGGGGATGTCAAAGCACTTTACCGGCGCAGCCAAGCCCTAGAGAAGTTGGGCCGTCTTGACCAGGCTGTCCTTGACCTGCAGAGATGCGTGAGCCTGGAGCCCAAGAACAAAGTTTTCCAGGAGGCCCTGAGAAACATCGGGGGCCAGATTCAGGAGAAG GTACGGTACATGTCCTCGACGGACGCCAAAGTGGAACAGATGTTTCAGATACTCTTGGACCCCCAAGAGAAAGGCACCGAGAAAAAGCAGAAG GCTTCCCAGAACCTGGTGGTGCTGGCCCGGGAGGATGCCGGGGCTGAGAAGATCTTCCGGAGCAATGGGGTTCAGCTCTTACAACGCCTGCTGGACACGGGTGAGGCCGACCTCATGCTGGCGGCTCTGCGCACGCTGGTCGGCATTTGCTCCGAGCACCAGTCTCGG ACAGTGGCAACCCTGAGCGTGCTGGGAACTCGGCGGGTAGTCTCCATCCTGGGCGTGGAAAACCAGGCCGTGTCCCTGGCTGCCTGCCACCTGCTGCAGGTTATATTTGATGCCCTCAAGGAAGGCGTCAAGAAAGGCTTCAGAGGCAAAGAAGGCGCCATCATTGTGG ATCCTGCCCGGGAGCTGAAGATCCTTATCAGTAACCTCTTGGAACTACTGACTGAGGTGGGGGTCTCTGGTCAAGGTCGGGACAACGCTCTGACCCTCCTGATTAAAACAGTGCCCCGGAAGTCTCTTAAGGACCCCAACAACAGCCTCACCCTCTGGGTCATTGACCAAG GCCTGAAAAAGATTCTGGAGGTGGGGGGCTCTGTGCAGGACCCTCCTGGGGAACTCATGGTGACGGCGAACAGCCGCATGAGCGCCTCCGTCCTCCTCAGCAAGCTTTTCGATGATCTGAAGTGTGATGCTGAGAGGGAGAATTTCCACCGACTCTGCGAAAACTACATCAA GAGCTGGTTTGAGGGCCAAGGGCTGGCCGGGAAGCTGCGGGCCATCCAGACCGTGTCCTGCCTCCTGCAGGGCCCATGCGAAGCCGGCAACCGGGCCCTGGAGCTGAGTGGCGTCATGGAGAGCGTGATCGCTCTGTGTGCCTCTGAGCAGGAGGAAGAGCAGCTGGTAGCCGTGGAGGCCCTCATCCACGCGGCCGGCAAGGCCAAGCGGGCCTCGTTCATCACTGCCAACGGCGTCTCGCTGCTGAAGGACCTGTATAAGCGCAGCGAGAAGGACAGCATCCGGATCCGGGCGCTGGTG GGGCTGTGCAAGCTCGGCTCGGCTGGAGGGACGGACTTCAGCATGAAGCAGTTTGCCGAAGGCTCTACTCTCAAACTCGCCAAGCAGTGTCGAAA GTGGCTGTGCAATGACCAGATCGATGCAGGCACCCGGCGCTGGGCAGTGGAGGGCCTGGCCTACCTCACCTTCGACGCCGATGTGAAGGAAGAGTTTGTGGAAGATGAGGCCGCCCTGAAGGCTCTGTTCCAGCTCAGCAGG TCCGAGGAGAGGTCGGTGCTCTTTGCGGTGGCCTCGGCACTGGTGAACTGCACCAATAGCTACGACTATGAGGAGCCGGACCCCAAGATGGTGGAGCTGGCCAAGTACGCCAAGCAGCATGTTCCGGAGCAGCACCCCAAG GACAAAGCAGGTTTCGTGCGGGCTCGGGTGAAGAAGCTGCTGGCGGCGGGCGTGGTGTCGGCCATGACGTGCATGGTGAAGACCGAGAGCCCCGTGCTGACCAATTCCTGCCGAGAGCTGCTCTCCAG GGTCTTCCTGGCTTTGGTGGATGATGTAGAAGACCGCGGCACTGTGGTTGCTCAGGGAGGGGGCAAG GCTCTGCTCCCACTGGCCCTGGAAGGCACTGATGTGGGGCAGACAAAGGCTGCGCAGGCTCTTGCCAAGCTCACCATCACCTCCAACCCAGAGATGACTTTTCCTGGAGAGCGG ATCTACGAGGTGGTCCGGCCCCTCGTCTCCCTGTTGCACCTCAACTGCTCAGGCTTGCAGAACTTCGAGGCACTCATGGCTCTGACCAACCTGGCGGGGATCAGTGAGAGGCTCCG GCAGAAGATCCTGAAGGAGAAGGCCGTGCCCATGATTGAGGGCTATATGTTCGAGGAGCACGAGATGATCCGCCGGGCAGCCACGGAGTGCATGTGTAATTTGGCTATGAGCAAGGAG GTGCAGGACCTGTTTGAAGCCAAGGGCAACGACCGGCTGAAGCTGCTGGTGCTGTATAGCGGGGAGGACGACGAGCTGCTGCGGCGGGCAGCTGCTGGGGGCCTGGCCATGCTCACCTCCATGCGGCCCTCCCTCTGCAGCCGCATCCCCCAAGTG ACCACGCACTGGCTGGAGATCCTGCAGGCCTTGCTTCTAAGCTCCAACCAGGAGCTGCAGCACCGGGGTGCCGTGGTGGCACTGAACATGGTGGAGGCCTCGAAAGACCTAGCCAGCAGCCTGATGGAGAGCGAAGTGCTGGAGATCCTGTCCGTGCTGGCTAAGGGCAAGGAAAGCCCTGTCACAAGGGCTGCTGCAGCTTGCCTGGCAAAAGCGGTGGAATACGGGCTTATCAAACCCAACCAGGATGGAGAATGA